GATCGAGGTGCTGGTCGCCGTGGGCGACACCGTGAAGAAGGACCAGGGCCTGGTCACGCTGGAATCGGACAAGGCCACGATGGAAGTGCCGGCGGTGGCCGACGGCGTGGTCACCGCGCTGAAGGTGAAGCTGGGCGACAACGTGTCCGAGGGTGCGGTGATCGCGCTGATCGAGAGTGGCGCTGCTGCTGCGCCTGCGCCGACGACGGCGGCCGCACAGCCGCCTGCTGCCGCGCCGGCTGCCGCAGCGGCACCGGCCACGCCCGCACCCGCGCCCGCGCCCGCGCCGCAGGCGGCCACGGCCTCCGGCCGCAAGGCCGACATCGACTGCGCGATGGTGGTGATCGGCGCTGGTCCCGGCGGCTATACCGCCGCGTTCCGCAGCGCCGACCTCGGTCTCGATACCGTCCTCATCGAACGTTACGCCAGCCTCGGCGGCGTCTGCCTCAACGTCGGCTGCATTCCGTCGAAGGCCTTGCTGCATGCCGCCGACGTGATCGAACAGGCCGCGCATGCCGGCGATTACGGCGTCGATTTCGGTGCGCCGAAGATCAACATCGACACCTTGCGCGGCTACAAGGACAAGGTGGTCGGACAGCTCACCAAGGGCCTGTCCGGCATGGCCAAGCAGCGCAAGGTGCGGGTGGTGCAGGGCACCGCGAAGTTCGTGTCCGCGAATGAACTCGAGATCGCCGATGCCGATGGCAAGACGCAGTTGCTGCGCTTCGCCCGCTGCATCATCGCCGCCGGCTCGCAGCCGGTGAAACTGCCTGCGTTCCCGTGGGACGACGCGCGCATCATGGACTCCACCGACGCGCTCAACCTGGCCGACGTGCCGAAGAAACTGCTGGTCGTCGGCGGCGGCATCATCGGCCTGGAGATGGCCACGGTGTATCGCGCGCTGGGCAGCGAGGTGACCGTAGTCGAGTTCATGGACCAGCTGATGCCGGGCGCGGACAAGGACCTGGTCAAGCCGCTGGCCGACCGCTTGAAGAAGCAGGGCGTGGCCGTGCACCTGAAGACGAAAGTGACCGAAGCCAAGGCGCAGAAGAACGGCATCGCCTGCGGTTTCGAGGGCGAGAGCATTCCCGAGGGCAAGCTGTACGACCGCGTGCTGGTCTCGGTGGGACGCGCGCCGAACGGCGCCAAGATCGGCGCGGACAAGGCCGGCGTGGCGGTGACCGAGCGCGGCTTCATCAACGTCGACCGGCAGATGCGCACCAACGTGCCGCACATCTTCGCCATCGGCGACCTGGTCGGGCAGCCGATGCTGGCGCACAAGGCGACCCACGAAGGCAAACTCGCGGCGGAAGTCGCCGCCGGCGAGAAGAAGGAATGGGTGGCGCGGGTGATCCCCAGCGTGGCCTATACCGATCCGGAAATCGCCTGGGTCGGCGTCACCGAGACCGAGGCGAAGGCCAAGGGCCTGAAGGTCGGCGTCGGCAAGTTCCCGTGGGCGGCCTCGGGCCGCGCCATCGGCCTGTCGCGCACCGAGGGCTTCACCAAGCTGGTGTTCGACGAGGAAACGCACCGCGTCATCGGCGGCGGCATCGTCGGCGTGCATGCGGGCGAATTGATCGCCGAGATCGGCCTGGCCATCGAGATGGGCTGCGAAGTCCACGACATCGGCCACACCATCCATCCGCATCCCACCCTGAGCGAGTCGGTGGGGATGGCGGCGGAAGTCTTCGACGGCTCGATCACCGACCTGTACATCCCGAAGAAGAACTAGGCGCCAGGCCCGGGATCGGCGCAAAAAAGAAGCCCCGACGGGGATGGCCGGGGCTTCGGGCGCCCTTCCTGAGCTGACGAGGAGGGGAGCGGGCGCCGGGCAATGTGACCCCCGAAACCTGGGAAAGTTTCGCCCTCGGCCCGAAGTCTTTTGGCGGTTGCCCGGTCATTTTCACGCCTGCTATACTTTTCCGGCTTCGCAGGAGGGTTTTCGTCTCTTGCGGCACCGTACCGAAAGCCTGGGTTGACCGCGTGCTGAATTCCGCTGCCGCGGGCCGGCGGCTGGCGCTGCGGGTGGTGGCCTTTCAGGCCCTCGCCACGCTGCTGACAGCCCTGGCCTGTCTGACGATCGGGCAACGCGCCGCCCTGGCGGCGCTGGCCGGGGGCGGGGCGATGACCCTGGGCAGCCTTGCGGCGGCCTGGGGGGCGTTCGGCGGTGGCGTGGTCGGTGCCGGTACGGCGCTGGGCCGGCTGCTGCTGGGCACGGCGGTGAAATGGTTGGTCGTCGCCGTGGGCCTGTACCTGGCGATGGCGGTATGGCGGTTGCCGGCGGTGCCGGTGCTGGCCGGGGCGGCACTGGCCGCAGCGGCATTCATGTTCGCGGTTAAGCGTGGTACGACGAGGACGACGGCGTGATCTTGGAAGGCTTGCTGAAAGTGCTGGAACCGGAAGGCGGCGAGAGCGGTGGCGGCCTGACCGGCTACATCGTCCACCACCTGACCCACAATGCCATCCAGCTGGGCGGCGACAAGTTCCACCTCGATTCGTGGGCGATCGCGCTGGCGCTGGGCCTGCTGGCCTGCTTCCTGCTGTGGACCCAGGCGCGCAAGGCGACCTCGGGCGTGCCGTCCAAGCCGCAGGCCTTCGTCGAGCTGGTGGTCGAGTTCGTCGACTCCCAGGTCAAGGACACCTTCCACGGCGACCGTCGCTTCATCGCGCCGCTGGCCCTGACCATCTTCGTCTGGGTCGTGTTCATGAACACGATGGACCTGCTGCCGCTGGACCTGCCGTCGGCGGTGATCACCGCGACCGCCGGCCAGGAAGCCGCGCACCACACCTTCCTGCGCATGGTGCCGACCGCCGACGTCAACACCACGTTCGCGATGTCGATCACCGTGTTCTTCCTGATCATCTTCTATTCGATCAAGGCCAAGGGCGGCTGGGGCTTCACCAAGGAACTGTTCACCGCGCCGTTCCACGCGCACGGCACCGTCGCCAAGATCGTGCTGGCGATCCCGAACCTGTTCCTGAACCTGGTCGAGTACCTGTCCAAGCCGGTCAGCCTGGGCATGCGACTGTTCGGCAACATGTACGCCGGCGAGCTGGTGTTCATGCTGATCGCCGGCCTGTTCATGTCGTGGGTCACCTTCGTGCCCGGCGTGATCTTCAACTCGGTGTGGGCGATCTTCCACATCCTGATCATCCTGCTGCAGGCCTTCATCTTCATGGTGCTGACCGTCGTCTACCTGGCGATGGCGCACGAGCACCATTGATCCGCGTTCCACCTTTCTTGTCCGTTCCATTCCACTTTTCACAGTAGTTAGAAACCGGAGATCCACCATGGAAGCACTTGCCAACGTCCAGGCCTTCACCGCCGTCGCCATCGGCATCATCGTCGGCCTGGGTGCGCTCGGCGCCGCCCTCGGCATCGGCGTCATGGGCTCGAAGTTCCTCGAATCCGCCGCCCGCCAGCCGGAACTGGTCCCGATGCTGCAGGGCCGCATGTTCCTGCTCGCCGGCCTGATCGACGCGGCGTTCCTGATCGGCGTCGGCGTGGCGATGATGTTCGCGTTCGCCAACCCGCTGCTGGCCGCCGTCCAGGCCGCCACCGGCGCCTAAGCGGCAACGCGTTGCGGTGCGCGCGATCCGTCGCGCGCGCCGTTTGTTGAAGCGCCGCGGCATGCCGCCGTGGCGCAGCCTTGAACGGCCCGCATCGGCGGGCGCGTTCGAATCGCAAGGTACGACATGAATCCGACCTTCATGACATTGCTGGGCCAGATGATCAGCTTCGCGATCCTGATCTGGTTCACCGTCAAGTTCATCTGGCCGCCGCTGATGTCGGCGATCGAGGAACGCCAGCAGAAGATCGCCGCTGGCCTGGCTGCCGCCGACAACGCGCAGAAGGACCTGGCGCAGGCGCAGGACAAGGTCAACGAGGAACTCAAGGCCGCGCGCAGCAAGGCCAACGAGATCATCGAGCAGGCCCACCAGCGCGCCAACCAGCTGATCGACGCGGCCAAGGCCGACGCGATCGCCGAGGGCAACCGCCAGAAGGCGCTGGCCGAGGCCGAGATCGAGGCCGCCGCCAACCGCGCCAAGGAAGACCTGCGCAAGCAGGTGTCCCTGCTCGCCGTGTCCGGCGCCGAGAAGCTGCTGAAGCGCGAGATCAACGCCAACGACCAGAAGGCGCTGATCGACGAGCTGGCCGCGCAGCTGTAAGGACCGGACGATGAGCCAGGCCCTGACCCTCGCACGTCCCTACGCCCGCGCCGCGTTCTCGCTGGCGCGCGATGCCGGCGCGTTGCCCGCCTGGTCGGACGCGCTCGCGTTCGCCGCGCGCGTGGCCGCCGACCCGCAGGTCGCGGGCCTGCTCGGCAACCCGAAGCTGACCCAGGCCGATGCCGCCACCCTGCTCGCGCCGGAAGGCGCGAACGCGCTGTTCGGCAACTTCCTCGGCCTGCTGTTCGAGAACGGTCGCCTGCCGCTGCTGCCGGAGATCGCCGGCCTGTACGACGAGCTGCGTTTCGACGCCGAGCGCGTGGTCAAGGCCAAAGTCACCTCCGCGGCGGCGCTGCCGGCCGGCGAACTCGAGACCATCAAGGCCGCGCTATCGAGGCGCTTCGGCCGCGAGGTCGAGATCGAGACGGCGGTCGATGCCGAGCTGATCGGCGGCGCGGTGATCGATGCAGGCGACGTCGTGATCGACGGTTCGATCAAGGGCAAGCTCGGCCGCCTCGAAACGGCGCTGTCGCACTAATTCGTTCGTAGAAACTTTTATTTGAATCCGGTTGGCGGAAACGCCGGCACCAAGGAAACCAAGATGGCCACCACCACGCTCAACCCGTCCGAAATCAGCGAACTGATCAAGACCCGCATCGAGAAGGTCAAGCTTTCCGCCGAAGCGCGCAACGAAGGCACCGTGACCTCGGTGTCCGACGGCATCGTGCGCATCCACGGCCTGGCCGACGTGATGCAGGGCGAAATGATCGAGCTGCCGGGCAACACCTTCGCGCTGGCGTTGAACCTGGAGCGCGACTCGGTCGGCGCCGTGGTGCTGGGCGACTACGAGAACCTGCGCGAAGGCGACGTCGCCAAGACCACCGGCCAGATCCTGTCGGTGCCGACCGGTCCGGAACTGCTGGGCCGCGTGGTCAACGCGCTCGGCGAAGCCATCGACGGCAAGGGCCCGATCGACGCCAAGGTCTCGGCGCCGGTGGAATGCATCGCCCCGGGCGTGATCTGGCGCAAGTCGGTCAGCCAGCCGGTGCAGACCGGTTACAAGTCGGTCGACAGCATGATCCCGATCGGCCGCGGCCAGCGCGAGCTGATCATCGGCGACCGCCAGACCGGCAAGACCGCGCTCGCCATCGACGCGATCATCAACCAGAAGCACAGCGGCATTAAGTGCGTGTACGTGGCCATCGGCCAGAAGAACTCGACCATCGCCAACATCGTGCGCAAGCTGGAAGAGCACGGCGCGATGGCCTACACCACCGTGGTCGCCGCCTCGGCGTCCGAGTCGGCCGCGATGCAGTACATCAGCGCCTACTCCGGCTGCACCATGGGCGAGTACTTCCGCGACCGCGGCGAAGACGCGCTGATCATCTACGACGACCTGTCCAAGCAGGCCGTGGCCTACCGCCAGATCTCCCTGCTGCTGCGCCGCCCGCCGGGCCGCGAAGCCTACCCGGGCGACGTGTTCTACCTGCACTCCCGCCTGCTGGAACGCGCCGCGCGCGTGTCCGAGGAGTACGTGGAGAAGTTCACCAACGGCGCCGTCAAGGGCAAGACCGGTTCGCTGACTGCGCTGCCGATCATCGAGACCCAGGCCGGCGACGTGTCCGCGTTCGTGCCGACCAACGTGATCTCGATCACCGACGGCCAGATCTTCCTGGAAACCGACCTGTTCAACGCCGGCATCCGCCCGGCGGTGAACGCCGGCATCTCGGTGTCGCGCGTGGGTGGCGCGGCGCAGACCAAGATCATGAAGAAGCTGTCCGGCGGCATCCGCATCGCGCTGGCGCAGTACCGCGAGCTGGCGGCGTTCGCGCAGTTTGCTTCCGACCTGGACGACGCGACCCGCAAGCAGCTGGAGCGCGGCCAGCGCGTCACCGAGCTGATGAAGCAGAAGCAGTACGCGCCGATGTCGGTGGCCGAGCAGGCGCTGTCGATCTACGCGGTGGACAAGGGCTACATGGACGACGTGGCGGTCAACAAGATCATCGCGTTCGAAACCGGCCTGCACGCGCACTTCGCCAACACCGCGGGCGAGCTGATGAAGTCGGTCGCCGCCAGCGGCGACTGGAACGACGACATCGAGGCCGCGTTCAAGAAGGGCATCGAGGACTTCAAGGCGACCGGCAGCTGGTAATCGGCACCGGAAGCAAGCGCGCGGGTTAACCACCCGCGCCGTCGATCCACGGGTAGTGGCTTCAAAGAAGACGAGACGAGCATGGCAGGCGGACGCGAAATCAAGACGAAGATCAAGAGCGTGCAGAACACCCGCAAGGTGACGCGCGCGCTCGAAATGGTCTCGGCCTCCAAGATCCGCAAGGCGCAGGACCGGATGAAGCAGTCGCGTCCGTACGCACGGGCGATGAAGCAGCTGATCGGCCACCTGGCGCAGGCGAATTCCGAGTACCGCCACCCGTACCTGGTCGAGCGCGCGGACATCAAGCGCGTCGGCTACGTGATCGTGTCGTCGGATCGCGGCCTGGCCGGCGGCCTGAACAACAACATGTTCCGCAAGCTGCTGGTCGAGTTCCGCCAGTGGCAGGAAAAGGGCGTCGAAGTCGACGTCGTCACCATCGGCCAGAAGGCCTCGGTGTTCTTCCGCCGGATCAAGGTCGGCATGCTGGCCTCGGTCACCCACCTCGGCGACGTGCCGCACGTCGAGCAGCTGGTCGGCGTGATCAAGGTGATGCTGGACGCGTACACCGCGGGCAAGGTCGACAAGGTGTTCCTGTCGTACAACGACTTCGTCAACACCATGACCCAGAAGGCGACCTTCGACCAGCTGCTGCCGCTGCCGGCGGCGGAAACCCAGGTGGCCAAGCACGACTGGGACTACCTGTACGAACCGGACGCGGAGACCGTGCTGGACCACGTGCTGACCCGCTACGTCGAGTCGCTGGTGTACCAGGCGGTGCTGGAGAACGTGGCCTCCGAGCATGCCGCGCGCATGGTCGCGATGAAGGCCGCCAGCGACAACGCCAGCAAGCTGATCGACACCCTGAACCTGGTCTACAACAAGGCCCGCCAGGCGGCGATCACGCAGGAAATTTCGGAAATCGTCGGCGGCGCCGCGGCGGTTTAAGCAAGCGGCTCCAGATCAAGCCAGCTCCAGTTAAGTACTTTCAAATCAAGCAGCATTCAAGAGTTCCCGAGGAAACATCCATGAGCAACCAGGGCAAGGTCGTACAGATCATCGGCGCCGTCGTCGACGTCGAATTCCCGCGCGAGAGCGTGCCGAAGGTGTACGACGCGTTGAAGGTGCAGGGCACCGACATCACGCTGGAAGTGCAGCAGCAGCTGGGCGACGGCGTCGTGCGCACCATCGCGCTCGGCTCCACCGACGGCCTGAAGCGCAACCTGGTGGCCGAGAACACCGGCCGCGCGATCTCGGTGCCGGTCGGCATCGGCACGCTGGGCCGCATCATGGACGTGCTGGGCAACCCGATCGACGAGGCCGGCGCGGTCAAGGCCGACACCACCTGGGAAATCCACCGTGCGGCGCCGTCGTACGAAGACCAGGCCAGCACCACCGAGCTGCTGGAAACCGGCATCAAGGTGATCGACCTGATGTGCCCGTTCGCCAAGGGCGGCAAGGTCGGCCTGTTCGGCGGCGCCGGCGTGGGCAAGACCGTCAACATGATGGAACTGATCAACAACATCGCGACCGAGCACAGCGGCCTGTCGGTGTTCGCCGGCGTGGGCGAGCGTACCCGCGAAGGCAACGACTTCTACCACGAGATGCAGGAATCCGGCGTCGTCAACGTGCAGGAGCCGGAGAAGTCGAAGGTGGCGATGGTGTACGGCCAGATGAACGAGCCGCCGGGAAATCGCCTGCGCGTGGCGCTGACCGGCCTGACCATGGCCGAGTACTTCCGCGACGAAGGCCGCGACGTGCTGCTGTTCGTCGACAACATCTACCGCTACACCCTGGCCGGTACCGAAGTGTCGGCGCTGCTGGGCCGCATGCCGTCGGCGGTGGGCTACCAGCCCACGCTCGCCGAGGAAATGGGCGTGCTGCAGGAGCGCATCACCTCGACCAAGACCGGTTCGATCACCTCGATCCAGGCCGTGTACGTGCCCGCGGACGACCTGACCGACCCGTCGCCGGCGACCACCTTCGCCCACTTGGACGCCACCGTGGTGTTGAGCCGCAACATCGCCTCGCTCGGCATCTACCCGGCGGTCGATCCGCTCGACTCGACCAGCCGCCAGCTGGACCCGAACGTGATCGGCAACGAGCACTACGAGACCGCGCGCCGCGTGCAGGCCACCCTGCAGAAGTACAAGGAACTGAAGGACATCATCGCGATCCTGGGCATGGACGAGCTGTCGGAAGACGACAAGCTGGCGGTGGCCCGCGCGCGCAAGATCGAGCGCTTCTTCAGCCAGCCGTTCACCGTGGCCGAAGTGTTCACCGGTTCGCCGGGCAAGTACGTGCCGCTGAAGGACACCATCCGCGGCTTCAAGGGCATCGTGGACGGCGAGTACGACCACCTGCCGGAGCAGGCGTTCTACATGGTCGGCTCGATCGACGAGGCCGTCGAGAAGGCGAAGAAGCTGGCGGCCTGATCCGCTAGCTTCGACTAAAGAGGAATCACGATGGCATCCACCATCCGTTGCGACATCGTCAGCGCCGAGGCCGAGATCTTCCACGGCGAGGCCGAACTGGTCGTCGCCACCGGCGAGCTCGGCGAGCTGGGCATCGCGCCCAAGCACGCGCCGCTGATCACCCGCCTCAAGCCGGGCAAGGTCGTGGTGACCGTGCCGGGCGGCGAGAAGCTGGACTTCGCGATCTCCGGCGGCATCCTCGAGGTGCAGCCGACGGTCGTGACCGTGCTGGCCGACACCGCGATCCGCGCGCAGGACATCGACGAAGCCGCCGTGCGCGCGGCCAAGGAAGAGGCCGAGCGCATCATCGCCCACCGCGGCGAGGCGATGGAGATCGCCGAGGCGCAGCAGCGCCTGGCCGAAGTCACCGCGCAGCTGCAGGCGCTGGAGCGTTTGCGCAAGAACCTCAAGCACTGAGGCTCGCGCGATAGCGCTTCAGCGAAAACGCCGGCGAAAGCCGGCGTTTTTCGTTTGCGATCGCGGGAAAACCCGGAAGGCGAGATCGGTCAGCGCTTCTTGTTGTAGACCCAGTGCCGCGACAGCAGGAAGCCAATCCCGCCGGAGAGTAGGTCCGCGCCCGGCTTGAGCAGCTGCGCCCCGCGCAGGCCGAAGACATCGTCCAGGTGGGCGACGATCCAGGTGTTCAGCACCGTCAATGCGATCCACATG
Above is a genomic segment from Thermomonas aquatica containing:
- the lpdA gene encoding dihydrolipoyl dehydrogenase, producing the protein MATIESKVPDIGGHSDVPVIEVLVAVGDTVKKDQGLVTLESDKATMEVPAVADGVVTALKVKLGDNVSEGAVIALIESGAAAAPAPTTAAAQPPAAAPAAAAAPATPAPAPAPAPQAATASGRKADIDCAMVVIGAGPGGYTAAFRSADLGLDTVLIERYASLGGVCLNVGCIPSKALLHAADVIEQAAHAGDYGVDFGAPKINIDTLRGYKDKVVGQLTKGLSGMAKQRKVRVVQGTAKFVSANELEIADADGKTQLLRFARCIIAAGSQPVKLPAFPWDDARIMDSTDALNLADVPKKLLVVGGGIIGLEMATVYRALGSEVTVVEFMDQLMPGADKDLVKPLADRLKKQGVAVHLKTKVTEAKAQKNGIACGFEGESIPEGKLYDRVLVSVGRAPNGAKIGADKAGVAVTERGFINVDRQMRTNVPHIFAIGDLVGQPMLAHKATHEGKLAAEVAAGEKKEWVARVIPSVAYTDPEIAWVGVTETEAKAKGLKVGVGKFPWAASGRAIGLSRTEGFTKLVFDEETHRVIGGGIVGVHAGELIAEIGLAIEMGCEVHDIGHTIHPHPTLSESVGMAAEVFDGSITDLYIPKKN
- a CDS encoding ATP synthase I translates to MTPETWESFALGPKSFGGCPVIFTPAILFRLRRRVFVSCGTVPKAWVDRVLNSAAAGRRLALRVVAFQALATLLTALACLTIGQRAALAALAGGGAMTLGSLAAAWGAFGGGVVGAGTALGRLLLGTAVKWLVVAVGLYLAMAVWRLPAVPVLAGAALAAAAFMFAVKRGTTRTTA
- the atpB gene encoding F0F1 ATP synthase subunit A; the encoded protein is MEGLLKVLEPEGGESGGGLTGYIVHHLTHNAIQLGGDKFHLDSWAIALALGLLACFLLWTQARKATSGVPSKPQAFVELVVEFVDSQVKDTFHGDRRFIAPLALTIFVWVVFMNTMDLLPLDLPSAVITATAGQEAAHHTFLRMVPTADVNTTFAMSITVFFLIIFYSIKAKGGWGFTKELFTAPFHAHGTVAKIVLAIPNLFLNLVEYLSKPVSLGMRLFGNMYAGELVFMLIAGLFMSWVTFVPGVIFNSVWAIFHILIILLQAFIFMVLTVVYLAMAHEHH
- the atpE gene encoding F0F1 ATP synthase subunit C, producing the protein MEALANVQAFTAVAIGIIVGLGALGAALGIGVMGSKFLESAARQPELVPMLQGRMFLLAGLIDAAFLIGVGVAMMFAFANPLLAAVQAATGA
- a CDS encoding F0F1 ATP synthase subunit B, with the protein product MNPTFMTLLGQMISFAILIWFTVKFIWPPLMSAIEERQQKIAAGLAAADNAQKDLAQAQDKVNEELKAARSKANEIIEQAHQRANQLIDAAKADAIAEGNRQKALAEAEIEAAANRAKEDLRKQVSLLAVSGAEKLLKREINANDQKALIDELAAQL
- a CDS encoding F0F1 ATP synthase subunit delta, giving the protein MSQALTLARPYARAAFSLARDAGALPAWSDALAFAARVAADPQVAGLLGNPKLTQADAATLLAPEGANALFGNFLGLLFENGRLPLLPEIAGLYDELRFDAERVVKAKVTSAAALPAGELETIKAALSRRFGREVEIETAVDAELIGGAVIDAGDVVIDGSIKGKLGRLETALSH
- the atpA gene encoding F0F1 ATP synthase subunit alpha codes for the protein MATTTLNPSEISELIKTRIEKVKLSAEARNEGTVTSVSDGIVRIHGLADVMQGEMIELPGNTFALALNLERDSVGAVVLGDYENLREGDVAKTTGQILSVPTGPELLGRVVNALGEAIDGKGPIDAKVSAPVECIAPGVIWRKSVSQPVQTGYKSVDSMIPIGRGQRELIIGDRQTGKTALAIDAIINQKHSGIKCVYVAIGQKNSTIANIVRKLEEHGAMAYTTVVAASASESAAMQYISAYSGCTMGEYFRDRGEDALIIYDDLSKQAVAYRQISLLLRRPPGREAYPGDVFYLHSRLLERAARVSEEYVEKFTNGAVKGKTGSLTALPIIETQAGDVSAFVPTNVISITDGQIFLETDLFNAGIRPAVNAGISVSRVGGAAQTKIMKKLSGGIRIALAQYRELAAFAQFASDLDDATRKQLERGQRVTELMKQKQYAPMSVAEQALSIYAVDKGYMDDVAVNKIIAFETGLHAHFANTAGELMKSVAASGDWNDDIEAAFKKGIEDFKATGSW
- the atpG gene encoding F0F1 ATP synthase subunit gamma, encoding MAGGREIKTKIKSVQNTRKVTRALEMVSASKIRKAQDRMKQSRPYARAMKQLIGHLAQANSEYRHPYLVERADIKRVGYVIVSSDRGLAGGLNNNMFRKLLVEFRQWQEKGVEVDVVTIGQKASVFFRRIKVGMLASVTHLGDVPHVEQLVGVIKVMLDAYTAGKVDKVFLSYNDFVNTMTQKATFDQLLPLPAAETQVAKHDWDYLYEPDAETVLDHVLTRYVESLVYQAVLENVASEHAARMVAMKAASDNASKLIDTLNLVYNKARQAAITQEISEIVGGAAAV
- the atpD gene encoding F0F1 ATP synthase subunit beta; the protein is MSNQGKVVQIIGAVVDVEFPRESVPKVYDALKVQGTDITLEVQQQLGDGVVRTIALGSTDGLKRNLVAENTGRAISVPVGIGTLGRIMDVLGNPIDEAGAVKADTTWEIHRAAPSYEDQASTTELLETGIKVIDLMCPFAKGGKVGLFGGAGVGKTVNMMELINNIATEHSGLSVFAGVGERTREGNDFYHEMQESGVVNVQEPEKSKVAMVYGQMNEPPGNRLRVALTGLTMAEYFRDEGRDVLLFVDNIYRYTLAGTEVSALLGRMPSAVGYQPTLAEEMGVLQERITSTKTGSITSIQAVYVPADDLTDPSPATTFAHLDATVVLSRNIASLGIYPAVDPLDSTSRQLDPNVIGNEHYETARRVQATLQKYKELKDIIAILGMDELSEDDKLAVARARKIERFFSQPFTVAEVFTGSPGKYVPLKDTIRGFKGIVDGEYDHLPEQAFYMVGSIDEAVEKAKKLAA
- a CDS encoding F0F1 ATP synthase subunit epsilon codes for the protein MASTIRCDIVSAEAEIFHGEAELVVATGELGELGIAPKHAPLITRLKPGKVVVTVPGGEKLDFAISGGILEVQPTVVTVLADTAIRAQDIDEAAVRAAKEEAERIIAHRGEAMEIAEAQQRLAEVTAQLQALERLRKNLKH